The Pogona vitticeps strain Pit_001003342236 chromosome 3, PviZW2.1, whole genome shotgun sequence genome includes a window with the following:
- the LOC110075448 gene encoding toll-like receptor 7, with the protein MMSYSNGEALLPCPVVSCSSPQVVRIGAALIAFIQRFPRTRHRRASKAAPRMANSPWQTTNRLLFLTISLLPSTILAIQYPKSLPCDVIPTPDGYVTADCSKRRLTKFPDEFKLISSTANITNLTLTMNKILKIGPSDFQSLQHLLEVDFRCNCLPVMLGPQDHLCFKRLQIEAYTFYNLRKLNSLYLDGNRLSTIPRGIPPNLRLLSLEVNNIFYLQKENLSELGSLEILYLGKNCYYRNPCNESFHIEETAFQALGALRVLSLKANNISEVPKNLPSTLKELYLYNNVIQNIGEQDLSGLHNLEKLDLSGNCPRCLNTPYHCTPCRDNASISIHPRAFDSLKELKVLRLHSTSLTTVNSDWFRYTERLEALDLSQNYLHNEIETCHFLNFLPNLVNLDFSFNFELRSYRTRLTLPKTFANLSNLQTLRIRGFVFKELDQASIDSLIHLKNLSVLDFGTNFIRTIDTAMFKKLPALKTVSLAFNKISLLSNDSNGKLCSAPQPSVDGFLGTVPSDMQYFLYDEYSRSCKFKDIEAAASFPLDTGPLCGKYGTTLDLSRNNIFFINPLDFQHLNYVKCLNLSGNAMSQTLDGSEFVHLSSLKYLDFSNNRIDLLFQTAFRELTELEVLNLSDNSHYFKAEGISHSLGFTKYLVNLTTLFMNGNEIFTSTDKGMASDSLKTLEFRKNRLDILWKEGTSEYYSFFKNLTNLETLDISENYLHSLPRGVFCELPVGLKVLRLASNSMQLFLWGELQVLKKLEVLDLGNNQLTTVPRELSNCSQTLQKLILQNNRIKKLTDNFLRGAFSLAYLDLSFNKIKTLKNSSFPKNVIDNMSTLVLQGNSFKCNCDLVWFVWWINQTNVTIPFLATDVTCGGPGTWKDKSVVFLDLETCELDSSQILFLISVSVIMLLMTIPIISHLYFWDVWYIYHFCFARLKGYKRLFSSGVVYDAFVTYDKRDTAVTEWVMKELVEKLEGQREKQFNLCLEERDWLPGEPVLANLSESIQISRKTIFILTNKYIESGNFRMAFYMAHQRLMDEKVDVIILIFLEKVLQMSKCLRLRKIMCSRSVLEWPANPHSQRYFWHCLRNSLEANHDFDYSKLFKEMV; encoded by the coding sequence GCAAATTCTCCTTGGCAAACAACAAACAGACTGCTTTTCCTCACGATTTCACTGTTGCCAAGCACTATTCTAGCCATACAGTATCCTAAATCTTTGCCCTGTGATGTGATTCCAACTCCTGATGGTTATGTGACCGCAGACTGTAGCAAACGACGCCTCACAAAATTCCCAGATGAATTTAAATTGATCTCTAGTACTGCCAATATTACCAACCTGACCCTCACCATGAATAAAATCTTGAAAATAGGTCCAAGTGACTTTCAGAGCCTTCAGCACCTTCTAGAAGTTGATTTTAGATGCAACTGTTTGCCGGTGATGTTGGGTCCCCAGGATCATTTATGTTTTAAGAGGCTACAGATCGAAGCCTACACTTTTTATAACCTTCGCAAACTGAACTCACTGTATCTGGATGGTAACCGGCTCTCAACTATCCCTCGGGGCATACCTCCCAATTTACGTCTTCTGAGTCTTGAAGTAAACAACATTTTTTACCTCCAGAAAGAAAACCTTTCCGAACTTGGGAGTTTAGAAATTCTCTATTTGGGAAAGAATTGCTATTACCGTAATCCGTGCAATGAATCTTTTCACATTGAGGAAACAGCCTTTCAGGCCCTGGGGGCTTTAAGAGTGTTGTCCTTGAAGGCTAACAACATATCTGAGGTTCCAAAGAATCTGCCCTCTACTTTGAAGGAACTGTACCTTTATAACAATGTAATTCAGAACATTGGGGAGCAGGACTTGAGCGGTCTTCACAATTTGGAAAAGCTTGACTTAAGTGGCAACTGCCCTCGTTGTCTCAATACTCCGTATCATTGTACTCCCTGTCGGGATAATGCAAGTATTTCAATCCACCCCAGAGCCTTTGATTCTTTAAAGGAATTAAAAGTTTTGCGGTTACACAGCACCTCCCTCACCACAGTGAACAGTGACTGGTTTAGGTACACAGAGAGACTAGAAGCGCTTGATCTTTCGCAAAATTACTTACATAACGAAATTGAGACTTGCCATTTCCTAAACTTTCTTCCTAATCTTGTAaacttggatttttcttttaattttgaatTGAGATCATACCGTACACGGCTGACTCTTCCAAAGACATTCGCCAACCTCTCTAATCTTCAGACTTTAAGGATCAGGGGTTTTGTTTTCAAGGAACTAGATCAAGCCAGTATAGACAGTTTGATTCATCTTAAAAATCTGAGTGTGCTAGACTTTGGGACAAATTTTATCAGGACCATTGACACAGCCATGTTTAAAAAGCTCCCGGCTCTTAAAACTGTAAGCCTTGCGTTCAATAAAATCTCTCTCCTTTCTAATGATTCAAATGGTAAGCTTTGCTCTGCTCCTCAGCCTTCAGTGGATGGGTTTCTTGGCACTGTGCCATCAGATATGCAGTATTTTTTATATGATGAATATAGTCGGAGTTGTAAATTTAAAGATATagaagctgctgcttcttttcctcTTGACACCGGACCTTTGTGCGGTAAGTATGGAACGACATTGGATTTAAGTagaaacaatatattttttaTAAACCCTTTGGATTTCCAACACCTCAATTATGTGAAGTGCCTTAACCTGTCTGGTAATGCTATGAGCCAGACTTTGGATGGAAGTGAATTCGTGCATCTGTCAAGCTTGAAATACCTGGATTTTTCTAACAACCGGATTGATTTGCTATTTCAAACAGCATTCAGAGAGCTGACAGAACTGGAGGTTCTGAACCTTAGTGACAACAGCCATTACTTCAAAGCAGAAGGCATCTCTCACAGTTTGGGTTTTACCAAATATTTGGTGAATTTGACCACTCTGTTCATGAATGGGAATGAGATTTTTACATCCACAGACAAAGGAATGGCTAGTGATTCACTTAAAACACTGGAATTTCGAAAGAATCGCTTGGATATTTTATGGAAAGAGGGGACCTCTGAATACTATTCATTTTTCAAGAACCTCACCAACCTGGAGACTCTAGATATTTCTGAAAACTATCTGCATTCTTTACCTCGAGGTGTGTTTTGTGAGCTGCCTGTAGGACTCAAGGTACTGAGACTGGCCAGTAACAGCATGCAGCTTTTTCTCTGGGGGGAACTTCAGGTCTTGAAGAAACTGGAAGTTTTGGACCTTGGTAACAACCAGTTGACTACTGTCCCCAGAGAGCTGTCTAACTGCTCTCAGACCCTTCAAAAGCTAATCCTGCAAAATAACAGGATAAAAAAATTGACAGACAATTTCCTCCGAGGGGCATTCTCTCTGGCATACTTGGACCTCAGTTTTAACAAGATTAAAACGCTCAAAAATTCTAGCTTTCCAAAAAATGTTATTGACAATATGTCAACATTGGTTTTACAGGGTAATTCTTTCAAATGTAATTGTGATCTCGTGTGGTTTGTCTGGTGGATCAACCAGACAAATGTAACAATTCCTTTCCTGGCCACGGATGTGACTTGTGGGGGTCCAGGTACATGGAAAGACAAAAGTGTTGTTTTCTTAGATCTAGAGACCTGCGAGCTGGATTCATCCCAGATTCTGTTCTTAATATCTGTCTCAGTCATCATGTTGCTGATGACTATCCCCATTATAAGCCACCTCTATTTCTGGGATGTGTGGTATATTTACCATTTTTGCTTTGCCCGTTTAAAAGGATACAAACGATTATTTTCATCAGGTGTTGTGTATGATGCTTTTGTCACTTATGATAAGAGAGATACAGCTGTGACAGAATGGGTCATGAAAGAGTTAGTTGAAAAACTGGAAGGGCAGAGAGAGAAACAGTTCAATTTATGTTTGGAAGAAAGAGACTGGCTACCGGGAGAGCCAGTCCTGGCTAATCTTTCTGAGAGTATACAAATCAGCAGGAAAACGATATTTATCCTAACGAACAAGTACATTGAAAGTGGCAACTTCAGGATGGCCTTTTACATGGCACACCAGCGCCTCATGGATGAAAAGGTTGACGTTATCATCCTGATATTCCTTGAGAAAGTTTTGCAAATGTCCAAGTGCCTCCGCCTACGGAAGATCATGTGTAGCCGGTCTGTCCTCGAATGGCCAGCCAATCCTCACTCTCAGCGTTATTTCTGGCATTGCTTGAGAAATTCACTAGAGGCAAACCATGATTTCGACTATAGCAAGCTTTTTAAGGAAATGGTATAA